The genome window CGGGCCGGTCCCGGTTTTCGCCGATCGCACCATCCTGCGCCGGGCCGTCGTCAATCTGGTGGACAACGCGATCAAGTTCAGCCCGCAGGAGGGCGCCATCACGGTCACCGTCGGTCGGCGGGGCCAGGACGCCGTCGTGGAGGTCACCGACCGGGGGCCGGGCATCCCGGCCGCAGATCGTGAACGGGTCTTCGATCGGTTCTACCGCGTGGACCCCGGCCGCTCACGCACCGAGGCGCAGGGCGGCTCGGGGCTTGGCCTCTCCATCGCCCGATGGGCGGTCCAGGCCTCCGGCGGCCGTCTCGTCGTCGAGAGCGAAGAGGACGCCGGAAGCACCTTCCGAATCACGCTCCCGGCCGTCGAGTAGCGGCGCCACTCCCCGAACGCCCAGCCGCGGGTTGGCGACGGCCCCCGGAGTCCGCTCCGTCGGACCGCCGGCAACGGCGCCAGGTTAACGCGACTTCAGGAAGACTTCAGTTGTGACCCGCACGGCCTGGAGGCCTAATACCACGGAACAGGTTCTCCCAACCGTGCCGGGAGCCTCGTCGTGGAGTGCCAAAGACATGAACGCAACAGCACCTGCCGGCGTCGGACCCGAGCGCGCCTCTTCCGAGCCGGCCGCGTCCCGGATCCAGCCTCCGGTGGTCGCGATCCCGCCGCTTTGGAGGCGCGTGCTCGCCTTCAAGATCCGGATCGTGCCGCTGAGCGTCTACCTGCCGTTCTTCGCGCTGATGGTCCTGTTGATGTCGAGCGGCCGGCTCCCGAAGGACATGCTGGGAGCCCTCGCGGTGATGGCGCTCCTGGGCTACCTGTGCGGGGAGATCGGCAACAGGATACCCATCCTCAAGGACGTCGGAGGCGCGCCGATCATGGCGACGTTCCTTCCCTCGTACCTCGTCTTCGCGAAGCTGCTTCCCGACGTCGCCGTCACGACCGTGACGTCGTTCATGAAGACGAGCAACTTCCTGTACGTGTACATCGCGATGGTCATCGTCGGGAGCATTCTGGGCATGAACCGGACCGTCATGCTCAAGGCGTTCGCCAAGATGTTCGTCCCGCTGGTGGCGGCGACGTTCGTCGCGACGGGCGTGGGCCTGGCCACCGGCGCGCTCATGGGCCTCCCCCTGTCGAGGACCTTCTTCTACATCGTCGTGCCGATCATGGCCGGTGGAGTCGGAGAAGGCGCCATCCCGCTGAGCATGGGGTACGCGGGCATTCTCGGGGTCGCCCAGGAGGACACGTTCGCGCAGGTTCTGCCCGTCGTGATGCTCGGCAGCCTGACGGCCATCATCCTCTCCGGCCTCCTGAAACGGCTGGGCGAGAAGCGGCCCGAACTCTCCGGGGAGGGCCGCCTGGTCAAGGAGGGAGCCGGCGACGACGAGACACGCGTCCTCGAGGCGGCGACCGAGACGCACGCGAGCCTGGATCTCTCGCAGATGGCGGTCGGCGGCGTGATGGCGCTGGGGTTCTACCTGCTCGGCGTGTCCCTGGCACCCGTGACCGGCATTCCGGGGCCGATCACCATGCTGTTCACCTGCGTGGTGGTCAAAGCGCTCGGATGGCTGCCCAGGGAGCTCGAAGAAGGCGCGTACATGATTCATCGCTTCTTCGTCGTGGGCGTGACCTTCCCGCTGCTGTTGGCCGTAGGAGTCGCGATGACGCCGTGGGCCAGCCTGGTGGCCGTGTTGACCCCGAGCATCCTGCTGACCATCGTGGCGACGGTGGTGTCCATCGTCGCGAGCGGCTTCTTCGTCGGCCAGTGGATGAAGATGTACCCGGTCGAGGCCGCGATCGTGACCGCCTGTCACAGCGGGCAGGGAGGCACCGGGGACGTGGCCATCCTGACGGCGTCCGACCGCCTGGTGTTGATGCCGTTCGCCCAGGTCTCGACGAGAGTCGGCGGCGCCGCCATGGTGACGTTTGCAATCTTCCTCCTTCGGTGGGTGACGGCAAAGTAGCGCCAGACCCCCACGGCAGCCGGAGCGGGCTCGCCGCCCGCTCCGCTGCCCGCTCCGCTGCCCGCTCCGCTCCGCTGCCGCTCACCGTGCTACCTGGACGCCGGACCGAAGACGAGCACGGTGAACGACCCGCTGACGGGGATTGGCTTGGGAGTCGCCTCGCCGGGTTTCGATGGAGGCAGCGGCTGGTAGAGACCCGACGCCACGTAGATCTTGTGGGTCACCGGGTCGAGCGCCATCGTCTTCGAACGCCACGGCGTCCGGAGCGTCTGGACCACCTTCAGTCTGCCGTCGCTCGCAACCTGAAGGATCGTCAGTGTGCCCTCGGTCTCCGCGCTGAAGATCAGGCCGGTCGCGGCGTCGAACTCGACGCCGTCGTTGCCGGTCCCGGTCGGGGCCGTGTCGAGGACGGCGCCGTTGCGGCTGTCCATGAGGATCAGCTTGCCGTTGCCACAGCCGACGAACAGCCGGTGGGACTTCGTGTCGATCGCCAGGCCGGTTGCCTCCGCGCCGGGAGCCGTCGGCCAGTTCGCGACGATGGCGTGCGTCGCCGTGTCGATGGCGACGACGACGTTCTTGTCCTGAATGGCGCTGTAGATCCGACCAGCCGCCGGATCGAGCGCCGCCAGTTCCGGCTTTCCGGGCATCGGAATCGTCGCCACCACGTTGCCGGTTCTCGCAGCGATGACCGTGGCGGAGTAGGCCGTGCCCGCCCGATCGGCGTTGAAGGTGTATACCTCCTCCCGCGCGGGGTCGTACAGCATGGCGTCGGGGTTCTCGCCGGTCCTGATCTTCTTGATGACCCTCAGGGTCGACAGCTCGACCATCGTGGACGTGTTCTCGCTGCCGTTGCTCGAGAACCCTCGGTCGAGGGCGGGGATGGCGAGGAACCCGTGCGCACCGGGGGTATCGTCGACGCGCCCGACGACGGCGTCCTTCTCGAGATCGATGACGGCAACGAAGTTGGCGTGGGGTGCGTAGAGTCGCTTCGTTGTCGGCTCCACGGTCAGGAAGTCCCACCCTCCATCGCCGCCGATAGTGATCGCCGCCACCTTCTGGTACTGGGGCGTCTTCGCCGACCGCCCCTGGTCGGCACGAGCCGTCCCCAGGGCGAGCCCTGCGAGCACGACGCCGATGACCATGCGCTTCATCTCATCCTCCGAAAAGGGGCCGGCGTTGCCGCCCGCCCGGTTCTGCCGTCACGAGGCACCCAGCCGATCGGCTGCGACGCGTTCCACAGGGGCACCCGACGACACTCTGTTATGGCGCACGATCCGCTCGTCCACCACTGAAGATTCCTGAAGTCTGTTTAAGGAAGGCGCGCCGCCTGAACGCAAGTTCAGCGTGATTCAGCAGGTCGTCGGTTCGAGTCCGATCGCCCGCTCCATAGGATTAGGGTCCATTCCGGGGACATACGGTCGTCGTCAACGACTCTTGCGAACTCTCCGAAGTCCGTTCGGAGAACACGGCGCAGCGTTGCCGCAAACCCCGGCGGACCGCGATAACCGCCAAGGCGCGCCCGGAAGTCCGTGCAGTCAAGGCCGCCGTGCCTTGACGGCCGG of Vicinamibacterales bacterium contains these proteins:
- a CDS encoding 2-hydroxycarboxylate transporter family protein, which encodes MNATAPAGVGPERASSEPAASRIQPPVVAIPPLWRRVLAFKIRIVPLSVYLPFFALMVLLMSSGRLPKDMLGALAVMALLGYLCGEIGNRIPILKDVGGAPIMATFLPSYLVFAKLLPDVAVTTVTSFMKTSNFLYVYIAMVIVGSILGMNRTVMLKAFAKMFVPLVAATFVATGVGLATGALMGLPLSRTFFYIVVPIMAGGVGEGAIPLSMGYAGILGVAQEDTFAQVLPVVMLGSLTAIILSGLLKRLGEKRPELSGEGRLVKEGAGDDETRVLEAATETHASLDLSQMAVGGVMALGFYLLGVSLAPVTGIPGPITMLFTCVVVKALGWLPRELEEGAYMIHRFFVVGVTFPLLLAVGVAMTPWASLVAVLTPSILLTIVATVVSIVASGFFVGQWMKMYPVEAAIVTACHSGQGGTGDVAILTASDRLVLMPFAQVSTRVGGAAMVTFAIFLLRWVTAK